The genomic interval GGTGTCCTGGAACTCGTCGAGCAGGACCACGCGGTGCAGGTCGCGGGCGAGCGCCCCCGCGGCGGGGATCTCGCGGGCGATGCTGGCGGCGAGCGTGACCTGATCGGAGAAGTCCAGGGCGGCCCGCTCGCGGCGTGCCCGGGCGAAGCGCTCGACGAGCGGGAGCAGGGCCAGCCGGGCGTCGAGCGCCGCGATCGCCTTCTTCACCCGCTCGGGCGGCGTGCGCCGCCGGCCCTCGGTCTGCAGCGGGATCCGGATCAGGTGGTCCCGCATCCGCGCCAGGTGCTCGCCGAGGTCGGCGGGATCGACGAGGTGGTCGGCGAGGGAGGACGTGAGCGAGACGAGCGCGGCGGTGAGCGTGGCCGGCGAGGCGTCGATCGCCAGCTCGTCGCCCGAGGACTCGACGATCTCGTGGGCGAGCTGCCACGAGGCAGACGGCGACAGCATCGTGAACTCGGGGTCGAGCCCGACGGCGAGCGCGTGCTCGGTCACGAGGTCGAGCGCGAAGCCGTTGTAGGTGTGCACGGCGGGGCGCTGGCCCAGCAGGTCGTCGCCCGTGCGGTCGAGCCCCGGCGGCACGGCGAGGCCCTCGTCGCGCAGCGCGTCGCCGAGGGCGGCGAGCCGGGTCGTGATGCGCTCGGTGAGCTCGTGCGCCGCCTTGCGGGTGAAGGTGAGGCCGAGCACCTGCCGGGGTTCGACGAGCGCGTTGGCGATCAGCCACACCACGCGGGAGGCCATCGTCTCGGTCTTGCCGCTGCCGGCGCCGGCGACGACGAGCAGCGGCGCGAGGGGCGCCTCGATCACGGCGGCCTGCTCGGGGGTGGGCAGGGGGCGCCCCATCAGCTCGGCGAGGCGGAGGGCGGAGAGCGGAGGGCTCGGGGGCATGGTGCTCACAGCTGTGCTCCTTCGGGCCAGAGGGTGCACGTGCGGCGCACGCTGCAGTGGTCGCAGTGGCGGTTGGGGCGGGCGGTCACGTGGGAGCCGCGGACCTGCTCGGCGACGTCCTCGACGATCTCGTCGAACCAGCGCGGGTTCTCGGCGTCCGTGAGCGCGCCCTGGGTGCGGACGGCGGGCTTGCGGGTCCCCGTGCCGACGTAGACGAGCTGAGCGCCGTGGAGGCGCTCGGGGGCGTCCTCCCCCAGCACGTCGGCCAGGGCGCCGTCGCGGATCGCGCTCTGATAGGCGGCGAGCTGCAGGTCGACGGCGGCGTCGACGGCGCTCTTGGCGGCACGGCCGGTCTTGAGGTCCACGACGCGCAGGCCCGTCGTGTCGCCCTCGATGCGGTCGATCGTGCCTCGCAGCTCGACGTCGCCGTGGCGCACGGTGAAGGGCGCCTCGACGGCGAGCGGCATGCCGGTCACCGCGAGGTGCTGGGACAGCAGGCGCACGGAGTCCTCCGCGCGTCCGAGCAGGCGCCGGGTGGACCAGGTGCGGTCGAGGTGCAGCGGGGCCAGCAGCAGGGAGAGCTCGGCGAGCAGGTCGCGCGGGCTGCCGTCGGCGTCGACGTCCTCGGAGCCGGCGGGATGGTCCTGGGCGATCCGGTGCACGGCGGTGCCGATGGTCTGGGCGGGGCCGCTCGACGGGCTGCCCCCGGCGCGCTCGAGGAGCCATGCCTGAGGGCAGTCGTGGGCGCGTTCGAGCGCCGAGGGGCTGAGGGTCACGGGGTCCGTCGCCGCCAGCAGGGCCGTGGTGCTGCTCGGCTCCTGGTGGTACCAGAGGGCGGGGTCGGCTCCCGGGGCGCCCGCGGCGGCGAGCGCCGCGAGCAGCGCCGCGGACCGGTCCTGGCCGGTCTCGGCGGGGTCGAGGTCGGCGAGGCGCTGACGCAGGGCCGCCACGAGGCGGCGCGGGTCGGGGGCGGGCCCGGGGTCGGCGGCCGCGGCGTCGGGGTCGACCCAGCCGGGCCCGGCGCCGCGCTCGATCACCTCGACGAGGGCGGAGGGGCTCTCGTCGTCGTTCTCGACGGCGGTCACGAGCAGTCGGGTGCGGGCGCGGGCGAGCGCGCTCACGGCCAGGCGCAGCTCGTCGGCGATGACGCCCTCGCGCTGGACGGCGCGCAGGGCGGAGGGCTGGGTGGGCAGCTCGGGGTCCTCGGCCGCGAGGGCGAGCTCGGCGGCGCCGAACAGGGTCGAGCGCAGGCGCGTGTTGGGCCAGGCCCCCTCCTGGACGTGGGCGAGCACGACGGTGTCGACCTCCTCGCCCGCGACGGCCGCCGGGGTGAGCACGCGCACCCGGCCCGTGAGGGGTGCACGCGGGGCCAGGGTGTCCTCCGCGACGGCCTGGTCGCGGATCTGCTCGACGAACCCGGAGGCGTCGGCACCGGGGCGTCGCTCGGTGAAGCGCTCGACGGCCGCGAAGAGCGCGGTCACGGCGTCGAGCCGCCGGGCGGCGAGGCGGCCGCGCGCCCCGGCGCCGTCGAGGTCGTCGGTCTCGAGCGAGGCGGTGCGCCAGCCCTCGGCGACCTGGGCGGCGTCCCACGCGGCCCACAGCGCGTCGACGGCCGCGGGGGCGGGGCCGAGCGCGCGCACGGCGGCGATCATGCGCCGGACCCGGTGCACGGGCGCGGCGGCGCGGTCCCGCTCGCGGGGCTCGGGAAGGCCCGGCACGTGCTCCTCGACGAGGGCACGGGCCAGCAGCTCGGCCGATCCGGTCGTGGGCGGCTCCTCCTCCCCCTCCCGGCGTCCTGCCTGCGGAGCGTCGGAGGCCTCGGTCGCGTCGTGGGCGTGCAGCAGGAGGCGGCGGATGCGGCGCAGCCGCAGGGCGTCGGCGTCCCCGAAGGGGCCGCGCAGCAGCTCGGCGGCGTGCTCCGGGGTCGGCACGGTGCCGGCGAGCGCGATCTCGAGGATCCCGAGCAGGTCGGCGACGACGCGCTCGTCGCGCAGGGCGCGCGGACGCCGGGCGGCGGTCACGGGCAGGCCCTCGCGCTGGAGCAGGTCCGCGAGGTCGTCGACGGCGGCGCCCGAGCGGCACACGATCGCCATCTCGTCGTAGGCGACAGCGTGCGCATGGTGGAGATCGCGCAGCACGCCCGCGATCTGCCGCGCCTCCTCGATCGGGCTCGCACAGCGCAGCACGCTCACCGCGCCGGGGACGTCGGCGGTGCCCGCGGGCGCCGCGCCGTCGTCCCGGGACGACGCGATGCCCCGACGCGAGGCCGCGGGGGCCCCCGCGAGCGGCAGGCGGCCGCGCAGGGACTCGAGCACGGGGCGGGCGCCGCGAGGGCTGCGCAGCATGGCGGGCAGGGCCGCCTCGTGCACGGCGCGCCCGGGGCGCGG from Brachybacterium huguangmaarense carries:
- a CDS encoding UrvD/REP family ATP-dependent DNA helicase — protein: MPAATSRPDASRARVRLLPPDPAAVPHPLGDAALPAQRRALAAFARGEDVLVHGAPGSGRTRLALTAALEASGAEVLLLSPRRASAGLLRDAVAQAGGVSRVRVATPAAYGFSVVRAAAARDGRGEPTLVTGAEQDALVRDLISSVETWEVDVDAATRTLPGFRAELRDVISRANELGLLPADLEHLAARRGRTAWWDAAHVLRLYLDVLDLEAAAALDAGPRHDAGAMVRRAAEIVAAGPSASGAAVGAVGTVVVDDAQDLTAAGIALVRALRDAGAHVLVTSCPDAVVDSFRGAVPDAARRILPVVRGPRPGRAVHEAALPAMLRSPRGARPVLESLRGRLPLAGAPAASRRGIASSRDDGAAPAGTADVPGAVSVLRCASPIEEARQIAGVLRDLHHAHAVAYDEMAIVCRSGAAVDDLADLLQREGLPVTAARRPRALRDERVVADLLGILEIALAGTVPTPEHAAELLRGPFGDADALRLRRIRRLLLHAHDATEASDAPQAGRREGEEEPPTTGSAELLARALVEEHVPGLPEPRERDRAAAPVHRVRRMIAAVRALGPAPAAVDALWAAWDAAQVAEGWRTASLETDDLDGAGARGRLAARRLDAVTALFAAVERFTERRPGADASGFVEQIRDQAVAEDTLAPRAPLTGRVRVLTPAAVAGEEVDTVVLAHVQEGAWPNTRLRSTLFGAAELALAAEDPELPTQPSALRAVQREGVIADELRLAVSALARARTRLLVTAVENDDESPSALVEVIERGAGPGWVDPDAAAADPGPAPDPRRLVAALRQRLADLDPAETGQDRSAALLAALAAAGAPGADPALWYHQEPSSTTALLAATDPVTLSPSALERAHDCPQAWLLERAGGSPSSGPAQTIGTAVHRIAQDHPAGSEDVDADGSPRDLLAELSLLLAPLHLDRTWSTRRLLGRAEDSVRLLSQHLAVTGMPLAVEAPFTVRHGDVELRGTIDRIEGDTTGLRVVDLKTGRAAKSAVDAAVDLQLAAYQSAIRDGALADVLGEDAPERLHGAQLVYVGTGTRKPAVRTQGALTDAENPRWFDEIVEDVAEQVRGSHVTARPNRHCDHCSVRRTCTLWPEGAQL